One Myotis daubentonii chromosome 3, mMyoDau2.1, whole genome shotgun sequence genomic window carries:
- the PTCH2 gene encoding protein patched homolog 2 isoform X1: MARRPPLGELPPDYTPPAGSAAPQILAGSLKAPLWLRAYFQGLLFSLGCRIQRHCGKVLFLGLLAFGALALGLRVAIIETDLEQLWVEVGSRVSQELQYTKEKLGEEAAYTSQMLIQTSRQEGENVLTPEALRLHLQAALTASKVQVSLYGKSWDLNKICYKSGVPLIENGMIERMIEKLFPCVILTPLDCFWEGAKLQGGSAYLPGRPDIQWTNLDPEQLLEELGPFASLEGFRELLAKAQVGQAYVGRPCLNPDDPHCPPSAPNHHSRQAPRVAQELSGGCHGFSHKFMHWQEELLLGGMARSPQGQLLRAEALQSTFLLMSPRQLYEHFRGDYQTHDIGWSEEQAGTVLQAWQRRFVQLAQEALPENASQQIHAFSSATLDDILQAFSEVSAARVAGGYLLMLAYACVTMLRWDCAQSQGAVGLAGVLLVALAVASGLGLCALLGIAFNAATTQVLPFLALGIGVDDIFLLAHAFAEAPPGTPLQERLGECLLRTGPSVALTSVSNMAAFFMAALVPVPALRAFSLQAAVVVGCNFAAVMLVFPAVLSLDLRRRHCQRLDVLCCFSSPCSARVIQILPQELADRTGPVGIAHLTATVHAFAHCDAGSQHVITSLPPQAHLVPPPSDPLSSELFSPGGSTRDLLGQEEGTRQKAAYKSLPCARWTLAHFARHQFAPLLLQSRAKAVVLVLFGALLGLSLYGATWVQDGLALTDVVPRGTKEHAFLSAQLRYFSLYEVALVTQGGFDYAHAQRALFDLHQRFSSLKAVLPPPATQAPRTWLHYYRNWLQGIQAAFDQDWASGRITRHSYRNGSEDGALAYKLLIQTGDAREPLDFSQLTTRKLVDTEGLVPPELFYVGLTVWVSSDPLGLAASQANFYPPPPEWLHDKYDTTGENLRIPAAQPLEFAQFPFLLRGLQKTEDFVEAIEGARAACAEAGQAGVRAYPSGSPFLFWEQYLGLRRCFLLAVCILLVCTFLVCALLLLNPWTAGLIVLVLAVMTVELFGIMGFLGIKLSAIPVVILVASVGIGVEFTVHVALGFLTTQGSRNLRAARALEHTFAPVTDGAVSTLLGLLMLAGSNFDFIVRYFFVVLTVLTLLGLLHGLVLLPVLLSILGPPPEVVQMYKESPEALRPPAPRAGGLRWGLSPTLPQSFARVTTSMTVALHPPPLPGAYIHPASDEPPWSPAATPAATGSSNLTSRGPCPAPE; this comes from the exons ATGGCTCGGCGGCCACCCCTCGGGGAGCTGCCTCCGGACTACACCCCGCCAGCTGGATCCGCAGCGCCCCAG ATCCTAGCTGGGAGCCTGAAGGCTCCGCTCTGGCTTCGTGCTTACTTCCAGGGCCTGCTCTTCTCACTGGGCTGCAGGATCCAGAGACACTGTGGCAAAGTGCTCTTCCTGGGACTGCTGGCCTTTGGGGCCCTGGCACTGGGCCTCCGTGTGGCCATCATTGAGACAGACCTAGAACAGCTCTGGGTGGAAG TGGGCAGCCGGGTGAGCCAGGAGCTGCAGTACACCAAGGAGAAGCTGGGCGAGGAGGCTGCGTACACCTCCCAGATGTTGATACAGACCTCGCGCCAGGAGGGGGAGAATGTCCTCACACCTGAGGCACTGCGCCTCCACCTCCAGGCAGCCCTCACCGCCAGCAAAGTGCAAGTATCACTCTATGGAAA GTCCTGGGACTTGAACAAAATCTGCTACAAGTCAGGAGTTCCCCTCATTGAAAATGGGATGATTGAGCGG ATGATTGAGAAGCTGTTCCCGTGCGTGATCCTCACCCCCCTCGACTGCTTCTGGGAGGGAGCCAAGCTCCAAGGGGGCTCTGCCTACTTGCC CGGCCGTCCCGACATCCAGTGGACCAACCTGGACCCCGAGCAGCTGCTGGAGGAGCTGGGCCCCTTCGCCTCCCTTGAGGGCTTCCGGGAGCTGCTCGCCAAGGCACAGGTGGGCCAGGCCTACGTGGGGCGGCCCTGTCTGAACCCTGACGACCCTCACTGCCCGCCTAGCGCTCCCAACCACCACAGCAGGCAG gCTCCCCGTGTGGCTCAGGAACTGAGCGGGGGCTGCCACGGCTTCTCCCACAAGTTCATGCACTGGCAGGAGGAATTGCTGCTGGGAGGCATGGCCAGGAGCCCCCAAGGACAGCTGCTCAG ggccGAGGCCCTGCAGAGCACCTTCCTGCTGATGAGCCCCCGCCAGCTGTACGAGCACTTCCGGGGCGACTACCAGACGCACGACATCGGCTGGAGCGAGGAGCAGGCGGGCACCGTGCTGCAGGCCTGGCAGCGGCGCTTCGTGCAG CTGGCCCAGGAGGCCCTGCCCGAGAACGCGTCCCAGCAGATCCACGCCTTCTCCTCCGCCACCCTGGATGACATCCTGCAGGCCTTCTCTGAAGTCAGCGCTGCCCGCGTGGCCGGAGGCTATCTGCTCATG CTGGCCTACGCCTGTGTGACGATGCTACGGTGGGACTGTGCCCAGTCCCAGGGTGCCGTGGGCCTCGCCGGGGTGCTGCTGGTGGCCCTGGCAGTGGCCTCAGGCCTCGGGCTCTGCGCCCTGCTCGGCATCGCCTTCAATGCTGCCACCACCCAG GTGCTGCCCTTCTTGGCACTGGGCATCGGCGTGGATGACATATTCCTGCTGGCACACGCCTTCGCAGaggccccacctggcacccctcTGCAG GAGCGCCTGGGCGAGTGCCTGCTCCGCACGGGCCCCAGCGTGGCTCTCACGTCCGTCAGCAACATGGCGGCCTTCTTCATGGCCGCCCTGGTCCCCGTCCCCGCGCTGCGGGCCTTCTCCTTGCAG GCGGCCGTCGTGGTCGGCTGCAACTTCGCAGCCGTGATGCTCGTCTTCCCAGCGGTCCTCAGCCTGGACCTGCGCCGGCGCCACTGCCAGCGCCTCGATGTGCTCTGCTGCTTCTCCAg CCCCTGTTCTGCTCGGGTGATTCAGATTCTGCCCCAGGAGCTGGCGGACAGGACAGGACCCGTGGGCATTGCCCACCTGACGGCCACCGTTCACGCCTTCGCCCACTGTGACGCCGGCAGCCAGCATGTGATCACCAGCCTGCCTCCCCAAGCCCACCTGGTGCCTCCACCTTCTGACCCACTGAGCTCTGAGCTGTTCAGCCCGGGAGGGTCCACTCGggaccttctgggccaggaggaggggacaAGGCAGAAGGCAGCCTACAAGTCTCTGCCCTGTGCCCGCTGGACTCTTGCCCATTTTGCCCGCCATCAGTTTGCACCCTTGCTGCTCCAGTCACGCGCCAAG GCTGTGGTGCTGGTCCTCTTTGGGGCTCTTCTGGGCCTGAGCCTCTACGGAGCGACCTGGGTGCAGGACGGGCTGGCCCTGACCGACGTGGTGCCGCGGGGCACCAAGGAGCATGCCTTCCTGAGCGCCCAGCTCAGGTACTTCTCCCTGTACGAGGTGGCCCTGGTGACACAGGGTGGCTTTGACTACGCCCACGCCCAACGCGCCCTCTTTGATCTGCACCAGCGCTTCAGTTCCCTCAAGGCCGTGCTGCCGCCACCTGCCACTCAGGCGCCCCGCACCTGGCTGCACTATTACCGCAACTGGCTGCAGG GAATCCAGGCTGCGTTTGACCAGGACTGGGCTTCTGGGCGCATTACCCGCCACTCCTACCGCAATGGCTCTGAGGATGGGGCCCTGGCCTACAAGCTGCTCATCCAGACCGGGGATGCCCGGGAGCCTCTGGATTTCagccag CTGACCACGAGGAAACTGGTGGACACGGAGGGGCTGGTTCCACCCGAGCTCTTCTACGTGGGGCTGACCGTGTGGGTGAGCAGTGACCCCCTGGGCCTGGCGGCCTCGCAGGCCAActtctaccccccaccccccgagtggcTGCACGACAAGTACGACACCACCGGGGAGAACCTGCGCA tCCCGGCGGCCCAGCCCCTGGAGTTTGCCCAGTTCCCCTTCCTACTGCGCGGCCTCCAGAAGACGGAGGACTTTGTGGAGGCCATCGAGGGGGCCCGGGCAGCATGCGCCGAGGCAGGCCAGGCCGGGGTGCGTGCCTACCCCAGCggctcccccttcctcttctgGGAGCAGTACCTGGGCCTGCGGCGCTGCTTCCTGCTGGCGGTCTGCATCCTGCTGGTGTGCACTTTCCTCGTCTGTGCCCTGCTGCTGCTCAACCCCTGGACAGCCGGCCTCATA GTGCTGGTCCTGGCAGTGATGACCGTGGAGCTCTTTGGCATCATGGGTTTCCTGGGCATCAAGCTGAGCGCCATCCCCGTGGTGATCCTTGTGGCCTCTGTGGGCATCGGTGTCGAGTTCACAGTCCATGTGGCTCTG GGCTTCCTGACCACCCAGGGCAGCCGGAACCTGCGGGCTGCCCGGGCCCTTGAGCACACGTTCGCCCCAGTGACCGATGGGGCCGTCTCCACGTTGCTGGGTCTGCTCATGCTTGCTGGTTCCAACTTTGACTTCATCGTAAG GTACTTCTTCGTGGTGCTGACGGTGCTCACACTCCTGGGCCTCCTCCATGGGCTCGTGCTGCTGCCTGTGCTGCTGTCCATCCTGGGCCCCCCACCAGAG GTGGTGCAGATGTACAAGGAGAGCCCCGAGGCCCTGAGGCCCCCAGCTCCACGAGCAGGAGGGCTCAGGTGGGGGTtgtcccccaccctgccccagagCTTCGCCAGAGTGACTACCTCCATGACCGTGGCCCTCCACCCGCCCCCACTGCCCGGTGCCTACATCCACCCAGCCTCTGATGAGCCTCCTTGGTCCCCTGCTGCCACACCGGCTGCCACCGGCTCCAGCAACCTCACTTCTAGGGGACCATGTCCAGCCCCGGAGTGA
- the PTCH2 gene encoding protein patched homolog 2 isoform X6, whose protein sequence is MLIQTSRQEGENVLTPEALRLHLQAALTASKVQVSLYGKSWDLNKICYKSGVPLIENGMIERMIEKLFPCVILTPLDCFWEGAKLQGGSAYLPGRPDIQWTNLDPEQLLEELGPFASLEGFRELLAKAQVGQAYVGRPCLNPDDPHCPPSAPNHHSRQAPRVAQELSGGCHGFSHKFMHWQEELLLGGMARSPQGQLLRAEALQSTFLLMSPRQLYEHFRGDYQTHDIGWSEEQAGTVLQAWQRRFVQLAQEALPENASQQIHAFSSATLDDILQAFSEVSAARVAGGYLLMLAYACVTMLRWDCAQSQGAVGLAGVLLVALAVASGLGLCALLGIAFNAATTQVLPFLALGIGVDDIFLLAHAFAEAPPGTPLQERLGECLLRTGPSVALTSVSNMAAFFMAALVPVPALRAFSLQAAVVVGCNFAAVMLVFPAVLSLDLRRRHCQRLDVLCCFSSPCSARVIQILPQELADRTGPVGIAHLTATVHAFAHCDAGSQHVITSLPPQAHLVPPPSDPLSSELFSPGGSTRDLLGQEEGTRQKAAYKSLPCARWTLAHFARHQFAPLLLQSRAKAVVLVLFGALLGLSLYGATWVQDGLALTDVVPRGTKEHAFLSAQLRYFSLYEVALVTQGGFDYAHAQRALFDLHQRFSSLKAVLPPPATQAPRTWLHYYRNWLQGIQAAFDQDWASGRITRHSYRNGSEDGALAYKLLIQTGDAREPLDFSQLTTRKLVDTEGLVPPELFYVGLTVWVSSDPLGLAASQANFYPPPPEWLHDKYDTTGENLRIPAAQPLEFAQFPFLLRGLQKTEDFVEAIEGARAACAEAGQAGVRAYPSGSPFLFWEQYLGLRRCFLLAVCILLVCTFLVCALLLLNPWTAGLIVLVLAVMTVELFGIMGFLGIKLSAIPVVILVASVGIGVEFTVHVALGFLTTQGSRNLRAARALEHTFAPVTDGAVSTLLGLLMLAGSNFDFIVRYFFVVLTVLTLLGLLHGLVLLPVLLSILGPPPEVVQMYKESPEALRPPAPRAGGLRWGLSPTLPQSFARVTTSMTVALHPPPLPGAYIHPASDEPPWSPAATPAATGSSNLTSRGPCPAPE, encoded by the exons ATGTTGATACAGACCTCGCGCCAGGAGGGGGAGAATGTCCTCACACCTGAGGCACTGCGCCTCCACCTCCAGGCAGCCCTCACCGCCAGCAAAGTGCAAGTATCACTCTATGGAAA GTCCTGGGACTTGAACAAAATCTGCTACAAGTCAGGAGTTCCCCTCATTGAAAATGGGATGATTGAGCGG ATGATTGAGAAGCTGTTCCCGTGCGTGATCCTCACCCCCCTCGACTGCTTCTGGGAGGGAGCCAAGCTCCAAGGGGGCTCTGCCTACTTGCC CGGCCGTCCCGACATCCAGTGGACCAACCTGGACCCCGAGCAGCTGCTGGAGGAGCTGGGCCCCTTCGCCTCCCTTGAGGGCTTCCGGGAGCTGCTCGCCAAGGCACAGGTGGGCCAGGCCTACGTGGGGCGGCCCTGTCTGAACCCTGACGACCCTCACTGCCCGCCTAGCGCTCCCAACCACCACAGCAGGCAG gCTCCCCGTGTGGCTCAGGAACTGAGCGGGGGCTGCCACGGCTTCTCCCACAAGTTCATGCACTGGCAGGAGGAATTGCTGCTGGGAGGCATGGCCAGGAGCCCCCAAGGACAGCTGCTCAG ggccGAGGCCCTGCAGAGCACCTTCCTGCTGATGAGCCCCCGCCAGCTGTACGAGCACTTCCGGGGCGACTACCAGACGCACGACATCGGCTGGAGCGAGGAGCAGGCGGGCACCGTGCTGCAGGCCTGGCAGCGGCGCTTCGTGCAG CTGGCCCAGGAGGCCCTGCCCGAGAACGCGTCCCAGCAGATCCACGCCTTCTCCTCCGCCACCCTGGATGACATCCTGCAGGCCTTCTCTGAAGTCAGCGCTGCCCGCGTGGCCGGAGGCTATCTGCTCATG CTGGCCTACGCCTGTGTGACGATGCTACGGTGGGACTGTGCCCAGTCCCAGGGTGCCGTGGGCCTCGCCGGGGTGCTGCTGGTGGCCCTGGCAGTGGCCTCAGGCCTCGGGCTCTGCGCCCTGCTCGGCATCGCCTTCAATGCTGCCACCACCCAG GTGCTGCCCTTCTTGGCACTGGGCATCGGCGTGGATGACATATTCCTGCTGGCACACGCCTTCGCAGaggccccacctggcacccctcTGCAG GAGCGCCTGGGCGAGTGCCTGCTCCGCACGGGCCCCAGCGTGGCTCTCACGTCCGTCAGCAACATGGCGGCCTTCTTCATGGCCGCCCTGGTCCCCGTCCCCGCGCTGCGGGCCTTCTCCTTGCAG GCGGCCGTCGTGGTCGGCTGCAACTTCGCAGCCGTGATGCTCGTCTTCCCAGCGGTCCTCAGCCTGGACCTGCGCCGGCGCCACTGCCAGCGCCTCGATGTGCTCTGCTGCTTCTCCAg CCCCTGTTCTGCTCGGGTGATTCAGATTCTGCCCCAGGAGCTGGCGGACAGGACAGGACCCGTGGGCATTGCCCACCTGACGGCCACCGTTCACGCCTTCGCCCACTGTGACGCCGGCAGCCAGCATGTGATCACCAGCCTGCCTCCCCAAGCCCACCTGGTGCCTCCACCTTCTGACCCACTGAGCTCTGAGCTGTTCAGCCCGGGAGGGTCCACTCGggaccttctgggccaggaggaggggacaAGGCAGAAGGCAGCCTACAAGTCTCTGCCCTGTGCCCGCTGGACTCTTGCCCATTTTGCCCGCCATCAGTTTGCACCCTTGCTGCTCCAGTCACGCGCCAAG GCTGTGGTGCTGGTCCTCTTTGGGGCTCTTCTGGGCCTGAGCCTCTACGGAGCGACCTGGGTGCAGGACGGGCTGGCCCTGACCGACGTGGTGCCGCGGGGCACCAAGGAGCATGCCTTCCTGAGCGCCCAGCTCAGGTACTTCTCCCTGTACGAGGTGGCCCTGGTGACACAGGGTGGCTTTGACTACGCCCACGCCCAACGCGCCCTCTTTGATCTGCACCAGCGCTTCAGTTCCCTCAAGGCCGTGCTGCCGCCACCTGCCACTCAGGCGCCCCGCACCTGGCTGCACTATTACCGCAACTGGCTGCAGG GAATCCAGGCTGCGTTTGACCAGGACTGGGCTTCTGGGCGCATTACCCGCCACTCCTACCGCAATGGCTCTGAGGATGGGGCCCTGGCCTACAAGCTGCTCATCCAGACCGGGGATGCCCGGGAGCCTCTGGATTTCagccag CTGACCACGAGGAAACTGGTGGACACGGAGGGGCTGGTTCCACCCGAGCTCTTCTACGTGGGGCTGACCGTGTGGGTGAGCAGTGACCCCCTGGGCCTGGCGGCCTCGCAGGCCAActtctaccccccaccccccgagtggcTGCACGACAAGTACGACACCACCGGGGAGAACCTGCGCA tCCCGGCGGCCCAGCCCCTGGAGTTTGCCCAGTTCCCCTTCCTACTGCGCGGCCTCCAGAAGACGGAGGACTTTGTGGAGGCCATCGAGGGGGCCCGGGCAGCATGCGCCGAGGCAGGCCAGGCCGGGGTGCGTGCCTACCCCAGCggctcccccttcctcttctgGGAGCAGTACCTGGGCCTGCGGCGCTGCTTCCTGCTGGCGGTCTGCATCCTGCTGGTGTGCACTTTCCTCGTCTGTGCCCTGCTGCTGCTCAACCCCTGGACAGCCGGCCTCATA GTGCTGGTCCTGGCAGTGATGACCGTGGAGCTCTTTGGCATCATGGGTTTCCTGGGCATCAAGCTGAGCGCCATCCCCGTGGTGATCCTTGTGGCCTCTGTGGGCATCGGTGTCGAGTTCACAGTCCATGTGGCTCTG GGCTTCCTGACCACCCAGGGCAGCCGGAACCTGCGGGCTGCCCGGGCCCTTGAGCACACGTTCGCCCCAGTGACCGATGGGGCCGTCTCCACGTTGCTGGGTCTGCTCATGCTTGCTGGTTCCAACTTTGACTTCATCGTAAG GTACTTCTTCGTGGTGCTGACGGTGCTCACACTCCTGGGCCTCCTCCATGGGCTCGTGCTGCTGCCTGTGCTGCTGTCCATCCTGGGCCCCCCACCAGAG GTGGTGCAGATGTACAAGGAGAGCCCCGAGGCCCTGAGGCCCCCAGCTCCACGAGCAGGAGGGCTCAGGTGGGGGTtgtcccccaccctgccccagagCTTCGCCAGAGTGACTACCTCCATGACCGTGGCCCTCCACCCGCCCCCACTGCCCGGTGCCTACATCCACCCAGCCTCTGATGAGCCTCCTTGGTCCCCTGCTGCCACACCGGCTGCCACCGGCTCCAGCAACCTCACTTCTAGGGGACCATGTCCAGCCCCGGAGTGA
- the PTCH2 gene encoding protein patched homolog 2 isoform X4 has translation MARRPPLGELPPDYTPPAGSAAPQILAGSLKAPLWLRAYFQGLLFSLGCRIQRHCGKVLFLGLLAFGALALGLRVAIIETDLEQLWVEVGSRVSQELQYTKEKLGEEAAYTSQMLIQTSRQEGENVLTPEALRLHLQAALTASKVQVSLYGKSWDLNKICYKSGVPLIENGMIERMIEKLFPCVILTPLDCFWEGAKLQGGSAYLPGRPDIQWTNLDPEQLLEELGPFASLEGFRELLAKAQVGQAYVGRPCLNPDDPHCPPSAPNHHSRQAPRVAQELSGGCHGFSHKFMHWQEELLLGGMARSPQGQLLRAEALQSTFLLMSPRQLYEHFRGDYQTHDIGWSEEQAGTVLQAWQRRFVQLAQEALPENASQQIHAFSSATLDDILQAFSEVSAARVAGGYLLMLAYACVTMLRWDCAQSQGAVGLAGVLLVALAVASGLGLCALLGIAFNAATTQVLPFLALGIGVDDIFLLAHAFAEAPPGTPLQERLGECLLRTGPSVALTSVSNMAAFFMAALVPVPALRAFSLQAAVVVGCNFAAVMLVFPAVLSLDLRRRHCQRLDVLCCFSSPCSARVIQILPQELADRTGPVGIAHLTATVHAFAHCDAGSQHVITSLPPQAHLVPPPSDPLSSELFSPGGSTRDLLGQEEGTRQKAAYKSLPCARWTLAHFARHQFAPLLLQSRAKAVVLVLFGALLGLSLYGATWVQDGLALTDVVPRGTKEHAFLSAQLRYFSLYEVALVTQGGFDYAHAQRALFDLHQRFSSLKAVLPPPATQAPRTWLHYYRNWLQGIQAAFDQDWASGRITRHSYRNGSEDGALAYKLLIQTGDAREPLDFSQLTTRKLVDTEGLVPPELFYVGLTVWVSSDPLGLAASQANFYPPPPEWLHDKYDTTGENLRIPAAQPLEFAQFPFLLRGLQKTEDFVEAIEGARAACAEAGQAGVRAYPSGSPFLFWEQYLGLRRCFLLAVCILLVCTFLVCALLLLNPWTAGLIVLVLAVMTVELFGIMGFLGIKLSAIPVVILVASVGIGVEFTVHVALVVQMYKESPEALRPPAPRAGGLRWGLSPTLPQSFARVTTSMTVALHPPPLPGAYIHPASDEPPWSPAATPAATGSSNLTSRGPCPAPE, from the exons ATGGCTCGGCGGCCACCCCTCGGGGAGCTGCCTCCGGACTACACCCCGCCAGCTGGATCCGCAGCGCCCCAG ATCCTAGCTGGGAGCCTGAAGGCTCCGCTCTGGCTTCGTGCTTACTTCCAGGGCCTGCTCTTCTCACTGGGCTGCAGGATCCAGAGACACTGTGGCAAAGTGCTCTTCCTGGGACTGCTGGCCTTTGGGGCCCTGGCACTGGGCCTCCGTGTGGCCATCATTGAGACAGACCTAGAACAGCTCTGGGTGGAAG TGGGCAGCCGGGTGAGCCAGGAGCTGCAGTACACCAAGGAGAAGCTGGGCGAGGAGGCTGCGTACACCTCCCAGATGTTGATACAGACCTCGCGCCAGGAGGGGGAGAATGTCCTCACACCTGAGGCACTGCGCCTCCACCTCCAGGCAGCCCTCACCGCCAGCAAAGTGCAAGTATCACTCTATGGAAA GTCCTGGGACTTGAACAAAATCTGCTACAAGTCAGGAGTTCCCCTCATTGAAAATGGGATGATTGAGCGG ATGATTGAGAAGCTGTTCCCGTGCGTGATCCTCACCCCCCTCGACTGCTTCTGGGAGGGAGCCAAGCTCCAAGGGGGCTCTGCCTACTTGCC CGGCCGTCCCGACATCCAGTGGACCAACCTGGACCCCGAGCAGCTGCTGGAGGAGCTGGGCCCCTTCGCCTCCCTTGAGGGCTTCCGGGAGCTGCTCGCCAAGGCACAGGTGGGCCAGGCCTACGTGGGGCGGCCCTGTCTGAACCCTGACGACCCTCACTGCCCGCCTAGCGCTCCCAACCACCACAGCAGGCAG gCTCCCCGTGTGGCTCAGGAACTGAGCGGGGGCTGCCACGGCTTCTCCCACAAGTTCATGCACTGGCAGGAGGAATTGCTGCTGGGAGGCATGGCCAGGAGCCCCCAAGGACAGCTGCTCAG ggccGAGGCCCTGCAGAGCACCTTCCTGCTGATGAGCCCCCGCCAGCTGTACGAGCACTTCCGGGGCGACTACCAGACGCACGACATCGGCTGGAGCGAGGAGCAGGCGGGCACCGTGCTGCAGGCCTGGCAGCGGCGCTTCGTGCAG CTGGCCCAGGAGGCCCTGCCCGAGAACGCGTCCCAGCAGATCCACGCCTTCTCCTCCGCCACCCTGGATGACATCCTGCAGGCCTTCTCTGAAGTCAGCGCTGCCCGCGTGGCCGGAGGCTATCTGCTCATG CTGGCCTACGCCTGTGTGACGATGCTACGGTGGGACTGTGCCCAGTCCCAGGGTGCCGTGGGCCTCGCCGGGGTGCTGCTGGTGGCCCTGGCAGTGGCCTCAGGCCTCGGGCTCTGCGCCCTGCTCGGCATCGCCTTCAATGCTGCCACCACCCAG GTGCTGCCCTTCTTGGCACTGGGCATCGGCGTGGATGACATATTCCTGCTGGCACACGCCTTCGCAGaggccccacctggcacccctcTGCAG GAGCGCCTGGGCGAGTGCCTGCTCCGCACGGGCCCCAGCGTGGCTCTCACGTCCGTCAGCAACATGGCGGCCTTCTTCATGGCCGCCCTGGTCCCCGTCCCCGCGCTGCGGGCCTTCTCCTTGCAG GCGGCCGTCGTGGTCGGCTGCAACTTCGCAGCCGTGATGCTCGTCTTCCCAGCGGTCCTCAGCCTGGACCTGCGCCGGCGCCACTGCCAGCGCCTCGATGTGCTCTGCTGCTTCTCCAg CCCCTGTTCTGCTCGGGTGATTCAGATTCTGCCCCAGGAGCTGGCGGACAGGACAGGACCCGTGGGCATTGCCCACCTGACGGCCACCGTTCACGCCTTCGCCCACTGTGACGCCGGCAGCCAGCATGTGATCACCAGCCTGCCTCCCCAAGCCCACCTGGTGCCTCCACCTTCTGACCCACTGAGCTCTGAGCTGTTCAGCCCGGGAGGGTCCACTCGggaccttctgggccaggaggaggggacaAGGCAGAAGGCAGCCTACAAGTCTCTGCCCTGTGCCCGCTGGACTCTTGCCCATTTTGCCCGCCATCAGTTTGCACCCTTGCTGCTCCAGTCACGCGCCAAG GCTGTGGTGCTGGTCCTCTTTGGGGCTCTTCTGGGCCTGAGCCTCTACGGAGCGACCTGGGTGCAGGACGGGCTGGCCCTGACCGACGTGGTGCCGCGGGGCACCAAGGAGCATGCCTTCCTGAGCGCCCAGCTCAGGTACTTCTCCCTGTACGAGGTGGCCCTGGTGACACAGGGTGGCTTTGACTACGCCCACGCCCAACGCGCCCTCTTTGATCTGCACCAGCGCTTCAGTTCCCTCAAGGCCGTGCTGCCGCCACCTGCCACTCAGGCGCCCCGCACCTGGCTGCACTATTACCGCAACTGGCTGCAGG GAATCCAGGCTGCGTTTGACCAGGACTGGGCTTCTGGGCGCATTACCCGCCACTCCTACCGCAATGGCTCTGAGGATGGGGCCCTGGCCTACAAGCTGCTCATCCAGACCGGGGATGCCCGGGAGCCTCTGGATTTCagccag CTGACCACGAGGAAACTGGTGGACACGGAGGGGCTGGTTCCACCCGAGCTCTTCTACGTGGGGCTGACCGTGTGGGTGAGCAGTGACCCCCTGGGCCTGGCGGCCTCGCAGGCCAActtctaccccccaccccccgagtggcTGCACGACAAGTACGACACCACCGGGGAGAACCTGCGCA tCCCGGCGGCCCAGCCCCTGGAGTTTGCCCAGTTCCCCTTCCTACTGCGCGGCCTCCAGAAGACGGAGGACTTTGTGGAGGCCATCGAGGGGGCCCGGGCAGCATGCGCCGAGGCAGGCCAGGCCGGGGTGCGTGCCTACCCCAGCggctcccccttcctcttctgGGAGCAGTACCTGGGCCTGCGGCGCTGCTTCCTGCTGGCGGTCTGCATCCTGCTGGTGTGCACTTTCCTCGTCTGTGCCCTGCTGCTGCTCAACCCCTGGACAGCCGGCCTCATA GTGCTGGTCCTGGCAGTGATGACCGTGGAGCTCTTTGGCATCATGGGTTTCCTGGGCATCAAGCTGAGCGCCATCCCCGTGGTGATCCTTGTGGCCTCTGTGGGCATCGGTGTCGAGTTCACAGTCCATGTGGCTCTG GTGGTGCAGATGTACAAGGAGAGCCCCGAGGCCCTGAGGCCCCCAGCTCCACGAGCAGGAGGGCTCAGGTGGGGGTtgtcccccaccctgccccagagCTTCGCCAGAGTGACTACCTCCATGACCGTGGCCCTCCACCCGCCCCCACTGCCCGGTGCCTACATCCACCCAGCCTCTGATGAGCCTCCTTGGTCCCCTGCTGCCACACCGGCTGCCACCGGCTCCAGCAACCTCACTTCTAGGGGACCATGTCCAGCCCCGGAGTGA